The Balearica regulorum gibbericeps isolate bBalReg1 chromosome 27, bBalReg1.pri, whole genome shotgun sequence genome contains a region encoding:
- the VDAC3 gene encoding non-selective voltage-gated ion channel VDAC3 isoform X3: MRAEGRRDLYPEAARPADPMAVPPSYSDLGKSARDVFNKGYGFGMVKLELKTKSSSGVEFTATGSSNTDTGKASGSLETKYKIKDYGLTFTQKWNTDNTLGTEVSMEDQLAEGLKVALDTTFVPNTGKKSGKLKTSYKREYVNLGCNIDIDLSGPTIYGWAVLGYEGWLAGYQMAFDTAKSKLSQNNFALGYKAGDFQLHTNVNDGTEFGGSIYQKVNNKVETSVNLAWTAGSNNTRFGIAAKYQLDEKTSIVAKVNNASLIGIGYTHALRHGVKLTLSGLVDGKNFSAGGHKVGLGFELEA; the protein is encoded by the exons ATCCAATGGCTGTCCCACCATCATACAGTGACTTGGGAAAGTCTGCCAGGGATGTATTCAACAAAGGATATG GATTTGGAATGGTCAAGTTAGAGTTGAAGACCAAGTCTTCCAGTGGGGTG GAATTCACTGCAACTGGTTCTTCCAACACAGACACAGGCAAGGCTTCAGGCAGTCTAGAGACCAAATATAAGATCAAAGACTATGGACTTACATTCACCCAGAAGTGGAACACAGACAATACATTGGGAACAGAAGTTTCCATGGAGGATCAG ttggCTGAAGGATTGAAGGTGGCTCTTGACACTACATTTGTACCAAACACAGg GAAGAAGAGTGGAAAGTTGAAGACCTCCTACAAAAGAGAATATGTAAATCTAGGCTGCAACATAGACATTGATCTCTCTGGACCAACCATCTATGGCTGGGCAGTGTTGGGCTACGAAGGCTGGCTTGCTGGCTACCAGATGGCTTTTGATACAGCCAAGTCTAAGCTTTCACAAAATAACTTTGCCTTGGGATATAAGGCAGGAGACTTTCAGCTGCACACTAATGT GAATGATGGCACCGAGTTTGGTGGGTCTATTTATCAGAAGGTTAATAATAAGGTTGAGACATCAGTCAATCTTGCATGGACTGCTGGCAGTAACAACACACGTTTTGGTATTGCTGCTAAGTACCAACTGGATGAGAAGACTTCCATTGTG gCTAAAGTGAATAACGCCAGCCTGATTGGAATTGGTTACACTCATGCCCTCCGACATG GTGTAAAGCTGACCCTCTCGGGCTTGGTTGATGGCAAGAATTTCAGTGCTGGAGGTCACAAAGTTGGGCTGGGATTTGAGCTGGAAGCTTAA
- the VDAC3 gene encoding non-selective voltage-gated ion channel VDAC3 isoform X4, with amino-acid sequence MAVPPSYSDLGKSARDVFNKGYGFGMVKLELKTKSSSGVEFTATGSSNTDTGKASGSLETKYKIKDYGLTFTQKWNTDNTLGTEVSMEDQLAEGLKVALDTTFVPNTGKKSGKLKTSYKREYVNLGCNIDIDLSGPTIYGWAVLGYEGWLAGYQMAFDTAKSKLSQNNFALGYKAGDFQLHTNVNDGTEFGGSIYQKVNNKVETSVNLAWTAGSNNTRFGIAAKYQLDEKTSIVAKVNNASLIGIGYTHALRHGVKLTLSGLVDGKNFSAGGHKVGLGFELEA; translated from the exons ATGGCTGTCCCACCATCATACAGTGACTTGGGAAAGTCTGCCAGGGATGTATTCAACAAAGGATATG GATTTGGAATGGTCAAGTTAGAGTTGAAGACCAAGTCTTCCAGTGGGGTG GAATTCACTGCAACTGGTTCTTCCAACACAGACACAGGCAAGGCTTCAGGCAGTCTAGAGACCAAATATAAGATCAAAGACTATGGACTTACATTCACCCAGAAGTGGAACACAGACAATACATTGGGAACAGAAGTTTCCATGGAGGATCAG ttggCTGAAGGATTGAAGGTGGCTCTTGACACTACATTTGTACCAAACACAGg GAAGAAGAGTGGAAAGTTGAAGACCTCCTACAAAAGAGAATATGTAAATCTAGGCTGCAACATAGACATTGATCTCTCTGGACCAACCATCTATGGCTGGGCAGTGTTGGGCTACGAAGGCTGGCTTGCTGGCTACCAGATGGCTTTTGATACAGCCAAGTCTAAGCTTTCACAAAATAACTTTGCCTTGGGATATAAGGCAGGAGACTTTCAGCTGCACACTAATGT GAATGATGGCACCGAGTTTGGTGGGTCTATTTATCAGAAGGTTAATAATAAGGTTGAGACATCAGTCAATCTTGCATGGACTGCTGGCAGTAACAACACACGTTTTGGTATTGCTGCTAAGTACCAACTGGATGAGAAGACTTCCATTGTG gCTAAAGTGAATAACGCCAGCCTGATTGGAATTGGTTACACTCATGCCCTCCGACATG GTGTAAAGCTGACCCTCTCGGGCTTGGTTGATGGCAAGAATTTCAGTGCTGGAGGTCACAAAGTTGGGCTGGGATTTGAGCTGGAAGCTTAA
- the VDAC3 gene encoding non-selective voltage-gated ion channel VDAC3 isoform X5 encodes MHNWDSTDNMIKGIRGDCEGKNPRMQAPLCPKQEFTATGSSNTDTGKASGSLETKYKIKDYGLTFTQKWNTDNTLGTEVSMEDQLAEGLKVALDTTFVPNTGKKSGKLKTSYKREYVNLGCNIDIDLSGPTIYGWAVLGYEGWLAGYQMAFDTAKSKLSQNNFALGYKAGDFQLHTNVNDGTEFGGSIYQKVNNKVETSVNLAWTAGSNNTRFGIAAKYQLDEKTSIVAKVNNASLIGIGYTHALRHGVKLTLSGLVDGKNFSAGGHKVGLGFELEA; translated from the exons ATGCACAATTGGGACAGTACTGATAACATGATAAAGGGAATTAGAGGAGATTGTGAGGGAAAAAATCCAAGGATGCAAGCACCTTTGTGTCCCAAACAA GAATTCACTGCAACTGGTTCTTCCAACACAGACACAGGCAAGGCTTCAGGCAGTCTAGAGACCAAATATAAGATCAAAGACTATGGACTTACATTCACCCAGAAGTGGAACACAGACAATACATTGGGAACAGAAGTTTCCATGGAGGATCAG ttggCTGAAGGATTGAAGGTGGCTCTTGACACTACATTTGTACCAAACACAGg GAAGAAGAGTGGAAAGTTGAAGACCTCCTACAAAAGAGAATATGTAAATCTAGGCTGCAACATAGACATTGATCTCTCTGGACCAACCATCTATGGCTGGGCAGTGTTGGGCTACGAAGGCTGGCTTGCTGGCTACCAGATGGCTTTTGATACAGCCAAGTCTAAGCTTTCACAAAATAACTTTGCCTTGGGATATAAGGCAGGAGACTTTCAGCTGCACACTAATGT GAATGATGGCACCGAGTTTGGTGGGTCTATTTATCAGAAGGTTAATAATAAGGTTGAGACATCAGTCAATCTTGCATGGACTGCTGGCAGTAACAACACACGTTTTGGTATTGCTGCTAAGTACCAACTGGATGAGAAGACTTCCATTGTG gCTAAAGTGAATAACGCCAGCCTGATTGGAATTGGTTACACTCATGCCCTCCGACATG GTGTAAAGCTGACCCTCTCGGGCTTGGTTGATGGCAAGAATTTCAGTGCTGGAGGTCACAAAGTTGGGCTGGGATTTGAGCTGGAAGCTTAA
- the IKBKB gene encoding inhibitor of nuclear factor kappa-B kinase subunit beta isoform X1 yields the protein MSRPPALQAQTCGPWEMKERLGTGGFGNVIRWHNKETGEQVAIKQCRQELSPRNRDRWALEIQIMKRLNHPNVVAARDVPEGMQKLAPNDLPLLAMEYCQGGDLRKYLNQLENCCGLREEAILILLSDIASALRYLHENRIIHRDLKPENIVLQQGEQRLIHKIIDLGYAKELDQGSLCTSFVGTLQYLAPELLEQQKYTVTVDYWSFGTLAFECITGFRPFLPNWQPVQWHTKVRQKSELDIVVSEDLCGEVKFSSRLPCPNNLNSVLAERLEKWLQLMLMWHPRQRGTDPTYGPNGCFKALDDILNLKLLHVLNMVTGTVHTYPVTEEETLQTVKARIESDTGIPEQDQELLQEAGLALFSQKLATKHIADSKVNDTAAADTDLLFLFDNQKVSYEAQVALRPHPESVDCILQDPKKNLHFFQLRKVWGQIWHTIRMLKEDCNRLQQGQRAAMMNLLRYNSTLSKMKNSMASLSQQLKAKLDFFKTSIQIDLEKYKEQIEFGITSEKLLFAWKEMEQAVELCGREDDVDQLVKRMMALQTDIVDLQRSPLGRKQGGTLEDLEEQARELYRRLREKPRDQRTSGDSQEIVRLLLQAIQTFEKKVRVIYAQLSKTVVCKQKALELFPRVEKVMNLMNEDEETVVRLQEKRQKELWNLLKIACSKVRGPVTGSPESMNTSRLGSPGQLLLQVPSGTYSLSESVRKSEELLLESQKLCSQLENVMHDTMKDQEQSFMALDWSWLQLQVEETNSPEQTPM from the exons ATGAGCCGGCCGCCGGCCCTGCAGGCGCAGACCTGCGGCCCCTGGGAGATGAAGGAGCGCCTGGGCACTGGCGGCTTCGGCAACGTCATTCGCTGGCACAATAAG GAGACCGGCGAGCAAGTGGCCATCAAGCAGTGCCGGCAGGAGCTGAGCCCGCGCAACCGCGACCGCTGGGCGCTGGAGATACAGATCATGAAGAG GCTGAACCATCCCAATGTGGTGGCTGCCCGTGACGTCCCTGAAGGGATGCAGAAGCTTGCACCAAATGACTTGCCATTGCTGGCCATGGAGTACTGCCAAGGCGGAGACCTCCGCAAG TACCTGAATCAGCTGGAGAATTGCTGCGGCTTGCGGGAAGAAGCTATTCTGATCTTGTTATCTGATATTG CTTCAGCTCTCAGGTACCTTCATGAGAACAGGATCATCCACAGAGACTTGAAACCAGAGAACATTGTGCTACAGCAAGGAGAGCAAAGG TTAATACACAAAATCATTGACCTTGGTTATGCTAAGGAGTTGGATCAGGGTAGCCTATGCACATCCTTTGTTGGGACTCTACAGTACTTG gctccagagctgctggaaCAGCAGAAGTATACAGTGACGGTGGATTACTGGAGCTTTGGCACGCTGGCCTTTGAGTGCATTACTGGCTTCCGACCGTTCCTACCCAACTGGCAGCCAGTGCAATG GCATACAAAAGTGCGACAGAAGAGTGAGCTGGATATTGTCGTTTCAGAAGACTTATGTGGAGAAGTCAAATTTTCTAGCAGATTACCCTGCCCAAACAATCTAAACAG TGTTTTGGctgagaggctggagaaatggcTGCAACTTATGTTAATGTGGCACCCACGGCAGAGAGGTACAGATCCGACATACGGACCCAATGGGTGTTTCAAAGCTTTGGATGACATTTTGAACTTGAAG TTGCTTCATGTTTTGAACATGGTTACGGGAACTGTACACACATACCCTGTGACAGAGGAGGAGACACTGCAGACTGTGAAGGCCAGGATTGAGTCAGATACAGGAATCCCAGAACAggaccaggagctgctgcaggaagctggACTTGCATTGTTTTCTCAGAAGTTGGCCACTAAACATATAGCTGATAGCAAG GTGAATGATACTGCAGCTGCAGACACAgacctcctctttctcttcgATAACCAGAAAGTTTCCTATGAGGCTCAGGTTGCTTTGCGTCCTCATCCGGAAAGTGTTGACTGCATCC TTCAGGATCCAAAGAAGAATCTCCACTTTTTCCAGTTGCGGAAAGTGTGGGGTCAGATCTGGCACACAATCCGGATGCTGAAAGAGGACTGTAACAGACTTCAGCAGGGACAGCGAGCAGCCAT GATGAATCTGTTGCGTTACAATAGTACCCTCTCGAAGATGAAGAATTCTATGGcctccctttcccagcagctgaaagcaaagctggaCTTCTTTAAAACAAGCATCCAAATCGATCTGGAGAAGTATAAAGAGCAGATTGAATTTGGAATTA CTTCCGAGAAGCTGCTGTTTGCCTGGAAAGAGATGGAGCAAGCTGTGGAGCTTTGTGGGCGG GAGGATGATGTGGATCAGCTAGTGAAGAGGATGATGGCTCTGCAGACAGACATTGTGGACCTGCAGAGAAGCCCGCTAGGTCGAAAACAAGGAGGAACACTGGAGGATTT AGAAGAACAAGCCAGAGAACTGTACCGGAGATTGAGAGAGAAGCCAAGAG ATCAGAGGACAAGCGGTGACAGCCAAGAAATAGTACGACTGCTCCTACAGGCAATCCAgacctttgaaaagaaagtccGAGTCATTTATGCTCAGCTCAG taaaactGTAGTTTGCAAGCAGAAGGCTCTGGAATTGTTCCCCAGAGTGGAGAAAGTGATGAATCTGATGAATGAAGATGAGGAAACAGTTGTTAGGCTTCAGGAGAAGCGACAGAAAGAACTGTGGAACTTGCTGAAAATTGCTTgt AGTAAAGTACGCGGTCCTGTTACTGGCAGTCCAGAGAGCATGAACACATCACGTCTTGGTAGCCCTggtcagctgctgctgcaggtcccTTCTGGAACCTACAGTTTATCAGAATCTGTCAGGAAAAG TGAGGAGCTACTGCTGGAATCGCAGAAACTCTGTAGCCAACTAGAAAATGTGATGCATGACACAATGAAGGATCAGGAGCAGAGCTTCATG GCTCTCGAttggagctggctgcagcttCAGGTCGAAGAAACAAACAGTCCAGAACAAACCCCAATGTAA
- the IKBKB gene encoding inhibitor of nuclear factor kappa-B kinase subunit beta isoform X2 has protein sequence MQKLAPNDLPLLAMEYCQGGDLRKYLNQLENCCGLREEAILILLSDIASALRYLHENRIIHRDLKPENIVLQQGEQRLIHKIIDLGYAKELDQGSLCTSFVGTLQYLAPELLEQQKYTVTVDYWSFGTLAFECITGFRPFLPNWQPVQWHTKVRQKSELDIVVSEDLCGEVKFSSRLPCPNNLNSVLAERLEKWLQLMLMWHPRQRGTDPTYGPNGCFKALDDILNLKLLHVLNMVTGTVHTYPVTEEETLQTVKARIESDTGIPEQDQELLQEAGLALFSQKLATKHIADSKVNDTAAADTDLLFLFDNQKVSYEAQVALRPHPESVDCILQDPKKNLHFFQLRKVWGQIWHTIRMLKEDCNRLQQGQRAAMMNLLRYNSTLSKMKNSMASLSQQLKAKLDFFKTSIQIDLEKYKEQIEFGITSEKLLFAWKEMEQAVELCGREDDVDQLVKRMMALQTDIVDLQRSPLGRKQGGTLEDLEEQARELYRRLREKPRDQRTSGDSQEIVRLLLQAIQTFEKKVRVIYAQLSKTVVCKQKALELFPRVEKVMNLMNEDEETVVRLQEKRQKELWNLLKIACSKVRGPVTGSPESMNTSRLGSPGQLLLQVPSGTYSLSESVRKSEELLLESQKLCSQLENVMHDTMKDQEQSFMALDWSWLQLQVEETNSPEQTPM, from the exons ATGCAGAAGCTTGCACCAAATGACTTGCCATTGCTGGCCATGGAGTACTGCCAAGGCGGAGACCTCCGCAAG TACCTGAATCAGCTGGAGAATTGCTGCGGCTTGCGGGAAGAAGCTATTCTGATCTTGTTATCTGATATTG CTTCAGCTCTCAGGTACCTTCATGAGAACAGGATCATCCACAGAGACTTGAAACCAGAGAACATTGTGCTACAGCAAGGAGAGCAAAGG TTAATACACAAAATCATTGACCTTGGTTATGCTAAGGAGTTGGATCAGGGTAGCCTATGCACATCCTTTGTTGGGACTCTACAGTACTTG gctccagagctgctggaaCAGCAGAAGTATACAGTGACGGTGGATTACTGGAGCTTTGGCACGCTGGCCTTTGAGTGCATTACTGGCTTCCGACCGTTCCTACCCAACTGGCAGCCAGTGCAATG GCATACAAAAGTGCGACAGAAGAGTGAGCTGGATATTGTCGTTTCAGAAGACTTATGTGGAGAAGTCAAATTTTCTAGCAGATTACCCTGCCCAAACAATCTAAACAG TGTTTTGGctgagaggctggagaaatggcTGCAACTTATGTTAATGTGGCACCCACGGCAGAGAGGTACAGATCCGACATACGGACCCAATGGGTGTTTCAAAGCTTTGGATGACATTTTGAACTTGAAG TTGCTTCATGTTTTGAACATGGTTACGGGAACTGTACACACATACCCTGTGACAGAGGAGGAGACACTGCAGACTGTGAAGGCCAGGATTGAGTCAGATACAGGAATCCCAGAACAggaccaggagctgctgcaggaagctggACTTGCATTGTTTTCTCAGAAGTTGGCCACTAAACATATAGCTGATAGCAAG GTGAATGATACTGCAGCTGCAGACACAgacctcctctttctcttcgATAACCAGAAAGTTTCCTATGAGGCTCAGGTTGCTTTGCGTCCTCATCCGGAAAGTGTTGACTGCATCC TTCAGGATCCAAAGAAGAATCTCCACTTTTTCCAGTTGCGGAAAGTGTGGGGTCAGATCTGGCACACAATCCGGATGCTGAAAGAGGACTGTAACAGACTTCAGCAGGGACAGCGAGCAGCCAT GATGAATCTGTTGCGTTACAATAGTACCCTCTCGAAGATGAAGAATTCTATGGcctccctttcccagcagctgaaagcaaagctggaCTTCTTTAAAACAAGCATCCAAATCGATCTGGAGAAGTATAAAGAGCAGATTGAATTTGGAATTA CTTCCGAGAAGCTGCTGTTTGCCTGGAAAGAGATGGAGCAAGCTGTGGAGCTTTGTGGGCGG GAGGATGATGTGGATCAGCTAGTGAAGAGGATGATGGCTCTGCAGACAGACATTGTGGACCTGCAGAGAAGCCCGCTAGGTCGAAAACAAGGAGGAACACTGGAGGATTT AGAAGAACAAGCCAGAGAACTGTACCGGAGATTGAGAGAGAAGCCAAGAG ATCAGAGGACAAGCGGTGACAGCCAAGAAATAGTACGACTGCTCCTACAGGCAATCCAgacctttgaaaagaaagtccGAGTCATTTATGCTCAGCTCAG taaaactGTAGTTTGCAAGCAGAAGGCTCTGGAATTGTTCCCCAGAGTGGAGAAAGTGATGAATCTGATGAATGAAGATGAGGAAACAGTTGTTAGGCTTCAGGAGAAGCGACAGAAAGAACTGTGGAACTTGCTGAAAATTGCTTgt AGTAAAGTACGCGGTCCTGTTACTGGCAGTCCAGAGAGCATGAACACATCACGTCTTGGTAGCCCTggtcagctgctgctgcaggtcccTTCTGGAACCTACAGTTTATCAGAATCTGTCAGGAAAAG TGAGGAGCTACTGCTGGAATCGCAGAAACTCTGTAGCCAACTAGAAAATGTGATGCATGACACAATGAAGGATCAGGAGCAGAGCTTCATG GCTCTCGAttggagctggctgcagcttCAGGTCGAAGAAACAAACAGTCCAGAACAAACCCCAATGTAA